One Campylobacter sp. RM16192 genomic region harbors:
- a CDS encoding phosphoethanolamine transferase — protein sequence MNKFKISWFKFVILNTFIVFLCNFTLFRYIYSNLDVINNIFMTITLPIMCFCIWASILSILYLPYLTKIISIIIISVSSLSLYFMYFYGVIIDSDMINNLFETDTKEALSFINLKFIAWILFFVILPCLFIFIVRIDYGSFKRHLAVKFGFVFLCLAVAGIFLFLQTNTMIPFARNHNKIKSYHTPFYQIYSVRKYFVKKYIISKKKLELIATDAIKALNADTKLMVFVIGETARAANYSLGGYKGNETNFYLKNVENLTYFSNVYSCGTSTAISVPCMFSKSTRSEFSDTQYQENALDVLKRVGVDTIWLGNNTGGCKGVCDRLDKQGVKYFGGGFDADMLDDIKNSINETTKDRIIIVHLQGSHGPTYYQRYPKEFDKFKPTCDTNELGKCSPESIRNTYDNTLLYTDYFLNEIINIVKDKGIKDSTLWYVSDHGESLGEDGLYLHGMPYLVAPDYQKHVPMVLFSNNDLIFKSFNDKAYNNLSHDNVFSSLLGYFGVKTKDYKKDYDLFSD from the coding sequence ATGAATAAATTTAAAATTTCTTGGTTTAAATTTGTAATTTTAAATACTTTTATAGTTTTTCTTTGTAACTTTACCTTGTTTAGATATATCTATTCAAATTTGGATGTAATTAATAATATTTTTATGACTATTACACTTCCTATTATGTGCTTTTGTATTTGGGCTAGTATTTTATCTATCTTATATTTACCGTATTTAACTAAAATTATAAGTATTATTATTATATCTGTGTCATCACTGTCTCTTTATTTTATGTATTTTTATGGTGTTATTATAGATAGTGATATGATAAATAATTTATTTGAAACTGATACAAAAGAGGCTTTGAGTTTTATAAATTTAAAATTTATAGCTTGGATTTTGTTTTTTGTTATACTTCCTTGTTTGTTTATATTCATTGTCAGGATAGATTACGGATCTTTTAAAAGGCATTTGGCTGTAAAATTTGGTTTTGTATTTTTATGTTTGGCTGTGGCGGGGATATTTTTGTTTTTGCAAACAAACACTATGATCCCTTTTGCTAGAAATCATAATAAAATAAAATCATATCACACTCCATTTTATCAAATTTACTCTGTCAGAAAATATTTTGTAAAAAAATATATTATAAGCAAAAAGAAGTTAGAACTAATCGCAACAGACGCCATAAAAGCACTAAATGCCGATACTAAGCTTATGGTTTTTGTAATAGGTGAAACGGCTAGAGCAGCCAATTACTCACTTGGCGGTTACAAAGGCAATGAAACGAATTTTTACCTTAAAAATGTAGAAAATTTGACATATTTTTCTAATGTTTATTCTTGTGGTACATCTACTGCTATCTCTGTTCCTTGTATGTTTTCTAAATCAACCAGAAGCGAATTTAGTGACACTCAGTATCAAGAAAATGCACTTGATGTTTTAAAAAGAGTAGGTGTTGATACTATATGGCTTGGTAATAATACAGGCGGCTGTAAAGGAGTTTGTGATAGGCTTGATAAGCAAGGTGTGAAGTATTTTGGTGGTGGATTTGATGCGGATATGCTTGATGATATAAAAAATAGTATAAATGAAACAACTAAAGATAGAATCATTATTGTGCATTTGCAAGGCTCTCATGGACCAACTTACTATCAAAGATATCCAAAGGAATTTGATAAATTTAAGCCTACATGTGATACAAATGAGCTTGGTAAATGTTCTCCTGAGTCTATAAGAAATACGTATGATAATACTTTGTTGTATACAGATTATTTCTTAAACGAGATAATTAATATAGTTAAAGACAAAGGTATTAAAGATAGCACGCTTTGGTATGTTTCAGATCATGGAGAGAGTCTTGGCGAAGATGGTCTTTATTTGCACGGGATGCCTTATCTTGTTGCTCCAGATTACCAAAAGCATGTTCCTATGGTGCTTTTTTCAAATAATGATTTAATATTTAAAAGCTTTAATGATAAAGCCTACAATAATTTATCGCATGATAATGTTTTTAGTTCGCTACTCGGGTATTTTGGTGTAAAAACTAAGGATTATAAAAAAGATTATGATTTGTTTAGTGATTAG